From the Pseudobacteriovorax antillogorgiicola genome, the window TCGCTTAACCGTCATAGGCTCGGTCGCTATGTGCCAGGGGAGTGTGAGACACCTATACCTATAATTTACAGGCAATCTTGTTCCATGCAGCTTTTGTTTAACAGATGCAAATCTAGGTAATCTATTCATAGCCTAGCTGAAAGAAATCTACTCCTCAAATTATCAACAAAATTGCGATACAAACCCCAATCAGGCTGGTTAGAATATTCTATACCTATAGGATCAAGGGAACACTCTTCCGATGTTTAGAAGTTAGGAGTTTGCAAGACATTTTGGTAAGCATTGCTCCGAGCAAGAAGTAACAGAGCATAGAGAGCATTTTGAGAAACTAGATCTCTAAAATATTTGTCTCTCTATCCATTTTTTCGCTGTTCTTGAAAATCTGAACCTTGAGTATCTAATGCAATCATGTTAACAAGCTGGCAAAGTTTTAGGAGAAGTCATATGAGATTCTTTCTGTTTCTTTCGTTAGCAATTGCTTGCCAACGTTCCGAGTCACCATCGAAGCTCCAAGCCTTTAAGGATGTAAAAAAGGCAGTTATTCGCGATGATGGTTTATACAATGTGATATGCTTAGACGGACGTATCGAAACGGCAGTGTCTCTCAAACAGATTGAGGCAGATCAAGTATGCGTCGAAACCGACCCTGATGAGCCAGTGAATGAGAACGAAGTTCAGTTTGTATCTCTGTGTGAAAATCCTTCCTCAATTGGTGTTGAAACAACCATCGCGCGATTAAGAAAGGATACTGGTCATCAAGGTTGCAAGGTTCTTTTCAATGCGATTGATAGGAAGGAAAGTCTCATAATATTTGACTTACCCCCAGTAACTCCAGAGGCTATCACAAATTTGGAACCTCTTGCCTTTTTTACCAAGCTAAAGAAACTTATGATTTTCGGTCAAAAGGTTTACAATTTACAGCCTCTGTCAAACTTAGTGAATCTTGAGGAACTGAGGCTCCAGCACAACCACGTGGTCAGCCTTGAAGCCTTAGCAGAGCTTCCAAACCTCAGATTACTGGATGTTTCATTCAACAAACATGTAGACTTACGGGCAACAGTGAGCTTTCCGGCTTTAGAGGTACTCATTGCTGAGCAAGACGAACCATAAGTCGTACTCACTAGTGCTTAGTCACATTGGATTCTCGGCGTTGTTGTCTTCGTCTCTCAATCGTCGCTGTACGGGAGTACTATCTCCTCAATCATTCCTCGACGCCTAGCCGAGAATCCAATGTGACTAAGCACTAGTTCTAGGCAGTAAACTAATCAAGGCCATATTTTGAAAGCCTAGAATCAAACGTCGAACGGTTCATCTTCAGTATCTGATTGGCTTCAGACTTTGATTTGCAAGACGCCAAAGCTTTAATCAAGATCTGTTTTTCAAGCTCTTCGAGACTTTCTTTCATTGGTCGCTGCCAATTCTTTTCACGAGATTTCTGAGCGCCTTGCCCCGGTGCTAGCATCGTTTTGTATTCTGGAAGTTTATCCGCTTCCAAAGGTTCTTCATTCAAGATACACATTGTAGCGAACGACTTGAGTACATTGAAGAGTTGGCGGATATTGCCTTGCCAGTAGTAACTCTTGCAGCGACTAATAATTCGGTCCATTTCCGGCTCCGAAACCTTGATATTCTCGCGGGCAAAGAAAAGCTTTATCAGTGGATCGAAGTCGTCTGGGCGATCCCTTAAAGCAAGCAGGTGGATATCCACTCCTGTTAGTCTAGATCTCAAGTCCATGAGAAATTCGCCGTCGATAACGGCATCATCAAGATCTTTGCTCGAAGCTGCAATTACTTGAAAAGACGAATGGAGGGTTTTTGTATCTCCAAGCCGTTGATAGGTGCCATCGTTTAACACTCGTAGTAGTCTCGATTGGCATTCTTCATCCAGCCTATGGATTTCGTCAAGAAATAAGATTCCCCTATCTGCTTCTCCAATCATGCCGTTAGTGGTTTTTTCAGCACCGGTAAAGGCCCCTTTTCGATGGCCGAATAATATAGAAGCTGCCATATCGCTGTTGAGATTTGCACAGTTTACCGCCATGAAAGGAAGTGTGCCTTCAGTCTCTGTCCGCCGTTTGTGAATTAGTTTTGCAACTTCTTCTTTGCCAGTCCCTGTTTCTCCGTAAATAACACATGGAATTGTTCGTGATTTTGCGACGCCTCTAACATAGCGTCTGACTTCGTCACTGATGACAAGCCCATCTTCGCAAATGTGATTATAGTTGGTGTCAGGTTTCAGACTATTGCTGCGTTTGAGCCGCTTGAGGTACTGATTACTTTTAGCAGCGTCGATTGCAATTTGTAGTTCTTGCAGCTCAATGACCGGCTTTTTTAGCCAATGGTCCGC encodes:
- a CDS encoding leucine-rich repeat domain-containing protein; amino-acid sequence: MRFFLFLSLAIACQRSESPSKLQAFKDVKKAVIRDDGLYNVICLDGRIETAVSLKQIEADQVCVETDPDEPVNENEVQFVSLCENPSSIGVETTIARLRKDTGHQGCKVLFNAIDRKESLIIFDLPPVTPEAITNLEPLAFFTKLKKLMIFGQKVYNLQPLSNLVNLEELRLQHNHVVSLEALAELPNLRLLDVSFNKHVDLRATVSFPALEVLIAEQDEP
- a CDS encoding sigma-54-dependent transcriptional regulator, which encodes MRRILIVEDAEEQLQWYESLVEGAFQYFLAKTPDEAKHLLDTEAIELLLTDIHLTQDSTLSSFEGFDIIQYAKENHPEVLVIAMSADPKITTYRRAHELGADHWLKKPVIELQELQIAIDAAKSNQYLKRLKRSNSLKPDTNYNHICEDGLVISDEVRRYVRGVAKSRTIPCVIYGETGTGKEEVAKLIHKRRTETEGTLPFMAVNCANLNSDMAASILFGHRKGAFTGAEKTTNGMIGEADRGILFLDEIHRLDEECQSRLLRVLNDGTYQRLGDTKTLHSSFQVIAASSKDLDDAVIDGEFLMDLRSRLTGVDIHLLALRDRPDDFDPLIKLFFARENIKVSEPEMDRIISRCKSYYWQGNIRQLFNVLKSFATMCILNEEPLEADKLPEYKTMLAPGQGAQKSREKNWQRPMKESLEELEKQILIKALASCKSKSEANQILKMNRSTFDSRLSKYGLD